The proteins below come from a single Nocardioides eburneiflavus genomic window:
- a CDS encoding glycerophosphodiester phosphodiesterase: MNSPAPSRSAYLDSPRPLAFAHRGGAYHPEIEGLENTLAAFAHAVDLGYTYLETDVHVTSDGVLLAFHDTVLDRVTDRTGRISDTTYAEVQQALIGGRERVPTLAELFDAFPDARFNIDLKSAGAVEALAAFVEERDAWGRLLVGSFSARRMTAFRRRTRGRVATSAHPLEVAAFVLSPSARLARWLTRGRPVALQVPHRQGRLLVASAGLVRRARAAGVQVHVWTIDDPIEMNTLLDRGVDGIMTDRTDILRDVLRARGQWNGPAEGRMEGEA; the protein is encoded by the coding sequence GTGAACTCACCGGCCCCTTCCAGATCGGCCTACCTCGACTCGCCCCGTCCGCTGGCCTTCGCGCACCGCGGCGGGGCGTACCACCCCGAGATCGAGGGTCTCGAGAACACCCTGGCGGCCTTCGCGCACGCCGTGGACCTCGGCTACACCTACCTCGAGACCGACGTCCACGTCACCAGCGACGGCGTCCTGCTGGCCTTCCACGACACGGTGCTCGACCGGGTCACCGACCGCACCGGCCGGATCAGCGACACGACCTACGCCGAGGTGCAGCAAGCGCTGATCGGCGGCCGCGAGCGGGTGCCGACGCTGGCGGAGCTCTTCGACGCGTTCCCGGACGCACGCTTCAACATCGACCTGAAGTCCGCGGGCGCCGTCGAGGCGCTCGCGGCCTTCGTCGAGGAGCGCGACGCCTGGGGCCGGTTGCTGGTCGGCTCGTTCTCCGCCCGGCGGATGACGGCCTTCCGCCGGCGTACGCGGGGCCGGGTCGCCACGTCGGCGCACCCGCTGGAGGTCGCTGCGTTCGTCCTCTCCCCCAGTGCCCGGCTCGCCCGGTGGCTCACCCGCGGGCGACCGGTGGCGCTGCAGGTCCCGCACCGCCAGGGCCGACTGCTGGTGGCGTCGGCCGGGCTCGTACGGCGCGCGCGTGCGGCCGGCGTGCAGGTGCACGTGTGGACGATCGACGACCCGATCGAGATGAACACCCTCCTCGACCGTGGTGTCGACGGCATCATGACTGATCGCACGGACATACTCAGGGACGTGCTCCGCGCCCGCGGACAGTGGAACGGCCCCGCGGAGGGCCGCATGGAGGGTGAGGCATGA
- a CDS encoding zf-TFIIB domain-containing protein: MTCPRCGVEMDEKTLGEATVSQCPDGHGVFLARADLGLLIEAENDWHRNAGQHTAPLPRITADMTAPPNIGKVSRAWVETLFG; this comes from the coding sequence ATGACGTGTCCCCGATGTGGCGTCGAGATGGACGAGAAGACCCTCGGCGAGGCGACGGTGAGCCAGTGTCCTGACGGGCATGGAGTGTTCCTGGCGCGCGCCGACCTGGGCCTGCTGATCGAGGCGGAGAACGACTGGCACCGCAACGCCGGCCAGCACACGGCTCCGCTGCCGAGGATCACCGCCGACATGACGGCCCCGCCGAACATCGGCAAGGTCTCGCGGGCGTGGGTCGAGACGCTGTTTGGTTGA
- a CDS encoding helix-turn-helix domain-containing protein, producing the protein MADYKGRIGNLIRDARKHRGLTQHQLAELLGTSQSAINRIEKGHQNLSLEMLARIGAALDSEIVALGAGPTHLRVDGPTTLSGSIDVKTSKNAGVALLCASLLNKGRTTLRKVARIEEVNRLLEVLNSLGVATRWLNEDNDLEIVPPADLNLAAIDEAAARRTRSVIMFLGPLLHRYDEFELPYAGGCNLGERTVEPHMSALRPFGLDVKATDGAYHASVNRAIEPERPIVLTERGDTVTENALMAAALHPGTTVIRNASSNYMVQDLCFYLRKLGVDVEGIGTTTLRVTGRASIDVDVDYAPSEDPIEAMSLLAAAIVTRSSIVIRRAPIEFLEIELATLEEMGFRYDRSEEYVALNGETRLVDITTHPSDLRAPLDKIHPMPFPGLNIDNLPFFAVIAAVAEGQTLLHDWVYENRAIYLTELNKLGAQVKLLDPHRVLVEGPTHFSGAEIVCPPALRPAVVLLIAMLASKGRSVLRSTYVIHRGYEDLAERLNELGANIETFRDI; encoded by the coding sequence ATGGCTGACTACAAGGGTCGCATCGGCAACCTCATCCGCGACGCCCGCAAGCACCGCGGGCTCACCCAGCACCAGCTCGCCGAGCTGCTCGGCACGAGCCAGAGCGCCATCAACCGCATCGAGAAGGGCCACCAGAACCTCTCCCTGGAGATGCTCGCCCGCATCGGCGCCGCCCTCGACTCCGAGATCGTCGCGCTGGGCGCCGGTCCGACGCACCTGCGCGTCGACGGACCCACCACCCTCTCCGGCTCGATCGACGTCAAGACCTCCAAGAACGCCGGCGTCGCGCTGCTGTGCGCCTCGCTGCTCAACAAGGGCCGTACGACGCTGCGCAAGGTCGCGCGCATCGAGGAGGTCAACCGCCTGCTCGAGGTGCTCAACTCCCTCGGCGTGGCCACCCGCTGGCTCAACGAGGACAACGACCTCGAGATCGTCCCGCCGGCCGACCTCAACCTCGCTGCCATCGACGAGGCCGCTGCGCGCCGTACCCGCTCGGTGATCATGTTCCTGGGCCCGCTCCTGCACCGCTACGACGAGTTCGAGCTCCCCTACGCCGGCGGCTGCAACCTCGGCGAGCGGACCGTGGAGCCGCACATGTCGGCGCTGCGTCCGTTCGGCCTCGACGTCAAGGCCACCGACGGCGCCTACCACGCGAGCGTCAACCGGGCCATCGAGCCGGAGCGTCCGATCGTGCTCACCGAGCGCGGGGACACCGTCACCGAGAACGCCCTCATGGCCGCCGCGCTGCACCCGGGCACCACGGTGATCCGCAACGCCTCGTCCAACTACATGGTCCAGGACCTCTGCTTCTACCTCCGCAAGCTCGGCGTCGACGTCGAGGGCATCGGCACCACCACGCTCCGGGTGACCGGCCGCGCCTCCATCGACGTGGACGTCGACTACGCGCCGTCCGAGGACCCCATCGAGGCGATGTCGCTCCTCGCGGCCGCCATCGTCACCCGGTCGTCGATCGTCATCCGCCGCGCACCGATCGAGTTCCTCGAGATCGAGCTCGCCACCCTGGAGGAGATGGGCTTCCGCTACGACCGCTCGGAGGAGTACGTCGCCCTCAACGGCGAGACCCGCCTGGTCGACATCACCACGCACCCCTCTGACCTGCGGGCGCCGCTCGACAAGATCCACCCGATGCCGTTCCCCGGCCTCAACATCGACAACCTGCCGTTCTTCGCGGTCATCGCGGCCGTGGCCGAGGGGCAGACCCTGCTGCACGACTGGGTCTACGAGAACCGCGCGATCTACCTCACCGAGCTCAACAAGCTCGGCGCGCAGGTCAAGCTCCTCGACCCGCACCGCGTGCTCGTCGAGGGCCCGACCCACTTCTCCGGTGCCGAGATCGTCTGCCCGCCGGCGCTGCGCCCGGCGGTCGTGCTGCTCATCGCGATGCTCGCTTCGAAGGGTCGCAGTGTGCTGCGCTCGACCTACGTCATCCACCGTGGCTACGAGGACCTCGCCGAGCGGCTCAACGAGCTCGGCGCCAACATCGAGACGTTCAGGGACATCTGA